Proteins from a single region of Nerophis ophidion isolate RoL-2023_Sa linkage group LG08, RoL_Noph_v1.0, whole genome shotgun sequence:
- the ppm1bb gene encoding protein phosphatase 1bb isoform X2, which produces MGAFLDKPKTEKHSAHGEGNGLSYGLSSMQGWRVEMEDAHTAVVGLPHGLTDWSFFAVYDGHAGSRVANYCSGHLLEHILSGGAEFGSGPGSVEGVKDGIRAGFLKIDEYMRSFADLRQGLDRSGSTAVCVLLSPTHLYFINCGDSRAVLSRDSKVGFSTQDHKPCNPREKERIQNAGGSVMIQRVNGSLAVSRALGDYDYKSVDGKGPTEQLVSPEPEVCVLERAAEGDEFIVLACDGIWDVMSNEELCDFVRSRLLVCDDLEKVCNSVVDTCLHKGSRDNMSVVLVCLPGAPKISEEAVKKEEELDKYLEARVEELLTNFGEAGTPDLVTVLQSIATENIPNLPPGGGLVSKRSVIEAVYNKLNPHKEEEGCAGEMEDPC; this is translated from the exons ATGGGTGCTTTCCTGGACAAGCCGAAGACGGAGAAGCACAGCGCCCACGGCGAAGGCAATGGCCTGAGCTATGGTCTGAGCTCCATGCAGGGATGGCGGGTGGAGATGGAGGACGCCCACACGGCCGTGGTAGGCCTCCCCCACGGACTCACCGACTGGTCCTTCTTTGCCGTCTACGACGGCCACGCGGGCTCGCGGGTGGCCAACTACTGCTCTGGCCACCTGCTGGAACACATTCTGTCGGGGGGAGCAGAGTTCGGATCCGGGCCGGGCTCCGTAGAAGGCGTGAAGGACGGCATTCGTGCCGGTTTTCTGAAAATTGACGAGTACATGCGGAGCTTCGCTGACCTGCGGCAGGGCTTGGACCGCAGCGGTTCGACAGCAGTTTGCGTGCTGCTCAGCCCCACCCACCTTTACTTCATAAACTGTGGAGACTCACGGGCCGTGCTGAGCCGAGACAGCAAAGTGGGCTTCTCCACCCAGGACCACAAGCCCTGCAACCCGCGCGAAAAGGAGCGAATCCAGAATGCCGGAGGCTCGGTCATGATCCAGAGGGTGAATGGCTCCCTGGCCGTATCCCGGGCCCTGGGGGACTATGACTACAAAAGCGTGGATGGTAAAGGTCCTACGGAGCAGCTGGTGAGCCCAGAGCCGGAGGTGTGCGTTCTAGAGCGGGCTGCAGAAGGCGACGAGTTTATTGTGCTGGCGTGCGACGGGATCTGGGACGTCATGTCTAACGAGGAGCTGTGCGACTTTGTGCGCTCGCGACTTCTGGTGTGCGATGACTTGGAGAAAGTTTGTAACTCGGTGGTGGACACCTGCTTGCACAAG GGGAGCAGAGACAACATGAGCGTCGTCTTGGTATGTCTACCCGGTGCCCCCAAGATCTCAGAGGAGGCTGTGAAGAAAGAGGAGGAGTTAGACAAATACCTGGAGGCCCGCGTAGAGG AGCTGCTTACAAACTTCGGCGAGGCCGGGACCCCCGACCTGGTGACTGTGCTGCAGAGCATCGCCACAGAGAACATCCCCAATCTTCCACCGGGTGGCGGCCTGGTTAGCAA ACGCAGCGTGATCGAGGCGGTGTACAACAAGCTGAACCCTCATAAAGAAGAGGAAGGG tgTGCCGGCGAGATGGAAGACCCCTGCTAG
- the ppm1bb gene encoding protein phosphatase 1bb isoform X1, which produces MGAFLDKPKTEKHSAHGEGNGLSYGLSSMQGWRVEMEDAHTAVVGLPHGLTDWSFFAVYDGHAGSRVANYCSGHLLEHILSGGAEFGSGPGSVEGVKDGIRAGFLKIDEYMRSFADLRQGLDRSGSTAVCVLLSPTHLYFINCGDSRAVLSRDSKVGFSTQDHKPCNPREKERIQNAGGSVMIQRVNGSLAVSRALGDYDYKSVDGKGPTEQLVSPEPEVCVLERAAEGDEFIVLACDGIWDVMSNEELCDFVRSRLLVCDDLEKVCNSVVDTCLHKGSRDNMSVVLVCLPGAPKISEEAVKKEEELDKYLEARVEELLTNFGEAGTPDLVTVLQSIATENIPNLPPGGGLVSKRSVIEAVYNKLNPHKEEEGACAGGEEENEEAGSTVAHLMEALRQFRLHHRGQYRAVLEESLATYQLRPKEGGGDDDDDNDYDQERSTSPASPRSPPPSPVAAEPDACQDALAPESDPSF; this is translated from the exons ATGGGTGCTTTCCTGGACAAGCCGAAGACGGAGAAGCACAGCGCCCACGGCGAAGGCAATGGCCTGAGCTATGGTCTGAGCTCCATGCAGGGATGGCGGGTGGAGATGGAGGACGCCCACACGGCCGTGGTAGGCCTCCCCCACGGACTCACCGACTGGTCCTTCTTTGCCGTCTACGACGGCCACGCGGGCTCGCGGGTGGCCAACTACTGCTCTGGCCACCTGCTGGAACACATTCTGTCGGGGGGAGCAGAGTTCGGATCCGGGCCGGGCTCCGTAGAAGGCGTGAAGGACGGCATTCGTGCCGGTTTTCTGAAAATTGACGAGTACATGCGGAGCTTCGCTGACCTGCGGCAGGGCTTGGACCGCAGCGGTTCGACAGCAGTTTGCGTGCTGCTCAGCCCCACCCACCTTTACTTCATAAACTGTGGAGACTCACGGGCCGTGCTGAGCCGAGACAGCAAAGTGGGCTTCTCCACCCAGGACCACAAGCCCTGCAACCCGCGCGAAAAGGAGCGAATCCAGAATGCCGGAGGCTCGGTCATGATCCAGAGGGTGAATGGCTCCCTGGCCGTATCCCGGGCCCTGGGGGACTATGACTACAAAAGCGTGGATGGTAAAGGTCCTACGGAGCAGCTGGTGAGCCCAGAGCCGGAGGTGTGCGTTCTAGAGCGGGCTGCAGAAGGCGACGAGTTTATTGTGCTGGCGTGCGACGGGATCTGGGACGTCATGTCTAACGAGGAGCTGTGCGACTTTGTGCGCTCGCGACTTCTGGTGTGCGATGACTTGGAGAAAGTTTGTAACTCGGTGGTGGACACCTGCTTGCACAAG GGGAGCAGAGACAACATGAGCGTCGTCTTGGTATGTCTACCCGGTGCCCCCAAGATCTCAGAGGAGGCTGTGAAGAAAGAGGAGGAGTTAGACAAATACCTGGAGGCCCGCGTAGAGG AGCTGCTTACAAACTTCGGCGAGGCCGGGACCCCCGACCTGGTGACTGTGCTGCAGAGCATCGCCACAGAGAACATCCCCAATCTTCCACCGGGTGGCGGCCTGGTTAGCAA ACGCAGCGTGATCGAGGCGGTGTACAACAAGCTGAACCCTCATAAAGAAGAGGAAGGG GCCTGTGCGGGGGGAGAGGAGGAGAATGAGGAGGCAGGTAGCACGGTGGCTCATCTGATGGAGGCGCTGCGCCAGTTCCGCCTGCACCACCGGGGGCAGTACCGAGCGGTGCTGGAGGAGTCCCTGGCCACCTACCAACTGCGTCCCAAGGAAGGTGGcggcgacgacgacgacgacaatGATTATGACCAGGAGCGGTCCACCTCCCCTGCCTCTCCCCGCTCGCCCCCGCCCTCACCCGTCGCCGCAGAGCCCGACGCCTGCCAGGACGCGCTCGCTCCCGAGTCCGATCCCTCTTTTTAA